ttgtgtggaaagctttcattaagcaactgtaggcattcggaaatgtcaacagatgaggtcatcagcgcacacggggcaacaagctcacgttaataagctgttaaaatgttcaatgtgttaaccttcactgcttgcttcgtttccgaccgtgatcagaaaaccaggggaggctcggtacctccagggccgccgttataacatgaataactctgctccggtcgcatttacacgtctgctcctctttctctttaacttacacacacagacacatgagctctcttaaaaggagccgcagcaccattttacaataaatgtcttatcacgctgatgtgaccgagcccggcccgaacacgaccataatttctaaatatctgtccgaaccctccccggcccgtcgggtaccgtcgggacccgtcgggacccgtcgggacccgtcgggacccgtcgggctcgggtcgggaaTCCATGCTTTAGTTGGcacacaaaaatggcctgcaAGAGGAAATTGGCCTCCAGAATAGCAAAGCAAGGTTACCTGAAACCCTCCCAAAAAACTTCCTGAGGATGGAGCAACAATGTTGGGATTGTACAATTCATTCCAGATGCTTCAGCTGACCGTCAAAACTCCACATTATCTCATCCATCTGGAGGCACCGCAAGATTCACATGTTTTTGCAGGCCCTCCAGTTATGTCCCAACTATGGCTGCGAAGTTGTTATCATCCAAGCAACCAATCAGGTGCTTCAATATTTCATTATTGCAAGAGACTTTCCAGTCAGCTAAAACATTTGTGCAAATTCCAAATGAGGAGTTATGGCTCTTGACTTGAAAACGAGCCATCCCAGGTGGGACCCATCAAATGTGGCAAATGTGCCCACGTTTTTAAGCACCAGAGAAAACAATCTATAACTGTTAAATACATGTTGGAGTGAGGAGACAGTACTATCTAAATGCAAGCAAGGTGAAGACATCTGCTGACTCAGTTTCCAATGTCACAGCAACCAACAGCAAAGAGCTGACGGGCAGAAAATCCAGATGAATGACCTGTTCCTCCCGGGCCTCGAAAGGAGCTGATGAAGAGGTGTTCGCTCTCCGAGTTGCTGACTTTTGGCAACCTGGGAACATTCCACTATCTAAGGTCACTGGGTGTGTTGCATAGACAGAATCGAATTGCTGATGGTGAGTTTATGGTGCAACCCCAGATGGGTTTGTGTGCCACCTGAACCCAATAACTCTTTCGAACTGCCCTCCTGTGTCTCTCGTTTGCATCTTAATTAGTTGTTTACATCTGATATATAACACAGATCGATAATGGGTCTTGCCAGGTGTGCGTACCGTTCATTAAAATCAACTTTAGCCACTTAAGGACAGGCTGATATTGGGACAGAGGATAAACTCTTGTGTCTCCAGTTTTCCAGCTAGTGAGTCACTTTGTCATGCGTGTCAAGTCAAGCTCATGAAAGAAAATCATGTCCGCTACTTTCAACATCAGATATTCTTTCCCATAAACGAAAGGGAATGTGTTTTAGACAGAGAGGTACAATCATCTGCTTCTTAGAATAACCCACGCTCAAGTGAGATTTCCATATCTCACAATAGCTTGAAATAGTTTACAAGTTAAACTGAGTGTGTCACTCGCACCACACCCATCTTTTGATTAGGTAACTTGGAAACagtaaacacgcacacacagagagagagacacacacacacacacacacacacagatgacctAGCTCTGACTGGCATCATTCTGCACGGGTCAACCAGCATGGAGGCCTAAACAAATCCCCCATCCCCCTACCCTAAACATCCCTCCGCTTCAGTGACTCTGAGGCTAGGCGTGGGCGCCGTCCACTCGCCCCACTGATCATTGCTGTTGCCTAGGCGACTGAGCAACTCAGCCCCTCCAGCAGAACCACGCCCCGACGAtcagaaaagaaggacatacatCATTTAGATCAGCCGAGACGTAGAGATAgacaagaaagagaggaaggctGAGACAAGTGGCTGAAATTGGCTTAATATTTCTGAGACAACACAATGTTTTGCTTGGTATGACACCACATTTATATCACTGAAAGATGTGACTGACGACCACACAAGCgtaacaaagttttttttgtaaaaaggcACTAGCTTTAGATCTTACAGTGagtccatgtctgtgtgtgtgtgtgtgtgtgtgtgtgtgtgtgtgtgtgtgtgtgtgtgtgtgtgtgtgtgtgtgtgtgtgtgcgcgaggcTCATGCTGGCTCTATAACCTCATTCTGTCGGCTGAGGGCTGTGTTGATGGGAGTGAACGGACAGCCGATCAGACAGCAGGTTCACAGGAATCGAGTGAGAGGCGGATGCAGATGGAGGGGAGAGGGAAAGCCTGGAGAAGTGAAGTCTGTCGGGTAAGGGAAGACGGGGAGGTAAAAGTTCAAAAAGCGACACACGCTTTCTTTCGCTTCTCATCTGCCCGTCGCATTCCTGCTGTGTCACTAAGAGGAGAGAGACCCACTTCCTCTTTTGTTTATCCAGGAATGCGGGACGTCCTGACAGGCTGGCTTTTCATTGACAGTACACAGCTGAGAATTCCCCCTGTGGCTCTTTCTCTCGACCCATCCTCTGTGtatctaagtgtgtgtgtgtgtgtgtttctcctccATTATCTGTGTTACCAGTTGACCAAGCCTCCCATAGGCGGACAGGGTGTTGGGAAACGCAAGCCAGATAGTGCAAGTCGAGCCTGCGCCGTGCCCGGGGGAAACTGTCAAACTAAAAATACTTGACTCGGTCAACGTCGaggatgaataaaaaaataaatacaaaaaactaattttaaagaattaaaaatgttaacaaacGCTGATTAAGTTAATGACAGAACATGTAAAGTGTCCAGTAACTAAAGCACATTATGTGTCAGCATTTCCCTTTGGTACAGTAGGTCTCAAAAAGGGCTACAGCTCTCTACTGCATGTTTTCACATGATCAATCCTATTAACTTCCATAATTATAATAATCTTAGAGCTGTAATTTCAGTTTAGTCACCAAGAGTAGccgtttcttttctctttttttgataATGCACCTTTGGAGTCATTGTTGCCGTTTAAAGTCAGCTTCACAGAAACATGACGTGTGGTCAAACAGGATACCAGTGACAGAAACATCCTATTCCTGCTTTATTGTATCCCCGCAGACATGCAACACAATGACTTGAAACCACAGCCTAGAGGAAAACACCATTGTGTTGTTGATCCTCCGGTTTCAACTGAAACGAGAAAAGGAGCTCCCACAGAGAGACGCCAGGGCTTGCCTCGACTCGCcggtgattgattgattgtttatttaagaagaagaagaaaaaaaaacacacaggagtTACTGAAAGCCTGACTGATTCTTTGAAGAAATTAAACTAGCAATTCAGATTTTGCATGCAGTGATTTAAACTTAGTAAGCGGGGACTTTGATTGTGACCCCAATAGATATGTAAAGCCATGACTGTACTCTAAAGACAGGGACTTTGGAAAGCTTATTGATAATTCACCTCAGAGGGAAAGTGACCAAATGCTTCAGTCACACAAACGACATGAATATCAACACGCTGCCTAATTTGCGTAACTTTGAtgaaatacacacacccacTGGTGTCCAACAGGGACGGCTGGTTAGAGTTTCATTGGGAGCTTTTAGGTCACGAGCCTCCCCAACAGTAAAAGAAgaggaaactgaaaaaaagagagtgagacagagagaaatgtcTCTAAATCAGAAAGGGGAAGAGTTCACACTCGCTGTGGCACCTCATATATTAAGAGACACACATTAAAAGGCCAGGTGCTAAAGACCCCAGTGTAAACGCACACTCGTATTACTTGTCAGTGAGCTAATTTGACTAATTTGAACCTAATTTGGTTTACAGGGTGACTAACATGCATGGCTACACATGTAGGAGGCCAGTGCAAGCAGTCTCCTGTGATGTGAAGCAACATATAAATCAATGCATTGTGCTGAAGCTCTAATGCGTCTTAATCTGCGGTGAATCACTAACCTATCGGACTGGTTCCTGAAAGCCACAGGCAGCTGAATGGACTGACAGACTCATGGTAATGAGGTCTGAAAGGAATAGCGGAATTAATCTGTGTGCCCTCATAAAATATTTGGTTCTAGAAGCTTGGTGATGTAGTGATACTCATGAGGCTAGCTATTGAACTACTCTAACTgaggagctaactgctaacatgtAGCCAGCCAGTCGAGACCTACCAGCAATAGCCAATTACAATAGCTCCCTGAGCATCGTTCTATTTTCTCTGTACTGTGCTGTTTACTCCCCCATTGGCGTTTTGTTCTTAAGAGTTGTGCACCACTTTGTTCAATAATTTATACTCCAACAGCGTAGGGTTAATTAAaagtggatggtgcaacaaagCTAATAAGCCACCAGCTTCTTACATTTTGGACTGTGCATCTTTGCATTCCCTAAAATGTGAGCACTATgaagtagagctgcaactatTATCGACTAATCAATCAGATGATCGATGGAAAAAtaaatcgccaactattttgataatcgattaaatCGTTAAAAGTCTGCATACAAAACTTGGCAGAAAAAGCTGTTTTTAGCCTCCCAAATATGGACATttcctgctcttttttttttttttttatagcatattaaactgaatatctttgggttatGGACGAAACAAgaatttaaagacatcaccttggactttgagaaactgggatggacatttttcactgtttgacgttttacagaccaaacgattaatcgagaaaataatcggcagGTTAGTTGATgagtttcacaataaaaaaatcagTTTCACCAAAGTTCACCAAACTGAGCTCAACATCCACACCGCACGTCGGGTCCCGCCGGGCTCGGTTCAGGTCTCCATCCTCTACTGACCAAGCCTTTAGGTATGGGAGGGAGAGGCCACTGTAGACTTAATGAATGTATCCAGCAGTCAGGCCTGATTTTACGTTGCACTGGCCTCGTGGAacgtggacacacacacacacacacacacacacacacacacacacacacacacacacacacacacacacacacacacacacacacacacacacacacagaaaggtaTCTAATCATCTGCACAACATGAGCTGCTACACTGTCCCTTTCACTGTGGTAAAAGTAACAGAATATGGgagcccagatagctcagttggtagagcgggcggcACATATAGAGTTTTACTCCTCGATGTAGCgggcccaggttcgactccgacccgcggccctttgctgcatgtcaatccccctctctctcccctttcacgtctgcagctgtcctgtcgaataaaagcctaaaaatgcccaaaaaattatctaaaaaaaaaaaaaaggtaacagAATATGTTGACGTCAGCCTGATGGGTCTAAtcatttctcctcctctctgagaAACCTCGCTCTCTGGCTTGTTAATAGTCACTTTATCTGCCGAGTTAGAAACATTGTTCCTTTAAAGCCATTTAGCAGCTCGGAGGCCAGGGGAATGTGTGAGGGTCTGTTAAAGGTCAACAAGCATTATTGCAGAGAGGATCTCTATCAGTTCATCTGGACAATGTCAAAGCAGCACTTTGCTGTCTCGCTTGGGCACTTTGTCTTAATCTTACACACACAGCTAGGCCTATTTGCAGTCTGTGTGGCACTAAAGAGGAGCCTAATGCAATGTCTCTATAACAGCATCATATTTCTTTGACTGGAATTGGGTTCCAGACCACCAAAAGTGAATGCAGATGTTGAGAAGTCTGGAAATAGAAGTCCGTAGTCAACAAAGTAGTACTCAATGTAGCCCctgctgttctttttttcttcttcttcagaacAGAAGCCATCGCTCTCCTCGTGCATTACAACACACACCCTGTCCAagtaaacatgcacacacacacacacacagcctgtatccCCAAAGGAAGAGgagtggagggaggggggggggcagattTCAGCCATGTCAACGCGCAAGAAATTCAATTAAGCAGACAGCAGGATGTCTCCGAAAACCAAACTCCTTTGAGCTTAATGTGCCCTCCAACAGTCCCCCACCACTCCACCCCCAAGCTTCCCAGCCAACCCCTCACCGCCGTTCAGCCACTCCCCCCAACACCACCGAGACCCATTGATGGCCCTTTCCTGGGCCCCCTTTTATACACTCCTCTCCCAGGGCCTCTTTTGCCTCTAAAAAGAAGGCCTTCTAAATTTACATTTGCCAAAAAGATgaagatatttatttatttattttttttttttttaactgactgAAAATGTATGAAGCCTCTAGCTCGACCAACAGGCCCGTTCTACTCTTGGGACACCGAACAcattcatcctcctcctctgtgtgtgtctggcaaCCGGGCAGATGCTGTTCATTTAGCGCTTGAGCGGCAATCCTCGAGCTTGTCTCCTAAATGCCCTGGGGGGGGAGACATTTGGACAGTATTAAATAAAGCCACTCTGAAGACCTCACACCGCAGCCAGATCTGACCTCACAACATGGTCACTCCACTCGGATTTCAAGAAGCCAATCGAGTAAATCTGTGCTGGTGAATCTCTTTTTCTCGCCAGGCCTGCAGAGGCTAGTGTCGACCTGCGAGCAATTAAATTCATGTCCAAGCATTTTTCATTGAGGAGTGATGAAACATTTTTAGGTTAGGATCAGtgtaatattgctttttttttgtttttagtgatTGCCGTGCTACCAGTAGTTCTGTTTCTTACTGTTTGCAATGATTTAAATGCCACAAAGATTAGCGATGCTCAGCTTTGTTTAGGACTAGATAGCATCACTCTCATTACCTATGCATTGGCTTTaacaatgaaataataaacCTTCTCTCAAGTGAAGCAGGTTTTTCCAGTGATGGCAGGCCATTGCGTGTGTCTATTTGAATTTGTGCATTACTGTCAGCGATGAGCACGCAGAGCCAGAGCCTCGGTGGCACATAATGTCACACACAtcagaaaacagaaacaacagCTTAAGAGAGGTGCTGGGTCACTGCAGGCACAATATTGATGTTACGTAATGACAGCCAAACACCGccccaaaatgtgtgtgttggcgTGCGAGTCTTTCCGGATTAAGGTCTCCCTCGGCTCTCTCTAATGCTTGTTTCAATCCTTTTGTATTGGTTACCTTCACAGTTTTCACAGTGTACAATGTCCGGGAATGTCTGCTAGATAAGATTTGACCTATGTGATCTGATTTGAAACTGCTTGCGTCGAGCTCCTatatcctgctgctgctgcccagtCCTTGTAAATCGGGGATAAaagaataatgatgatgataaagtTTCAACTGGgtgtgggatttttttttctcccttgaACCAGAatttattctccatgccaaaCAGATCATGGCAAGTTATCAGCCCATGTGCTAGCTAAACGAGGCTTAGTGTCCTCCTGTTCCATCAGGGCATTTTCATCCCAGCTCGAAGCTTTCAGCCATGTATTTAGGTCTTAACACAGGGACATTGATTTCTGGTCCCGTGCCATGCATTTCAAATGGGCCCTAAGCAGACATGAGTGCTCTTCCAAAACCAAAAAGGCAACAATGATAATCAGCGAATGAcccccaacaacaacaaaaatctatTTGCTTGTGCCCCCCTTTAAAAGCTACTAAGATAAGACCACGAGTGCAGTGACCTAAATCAGTGCAGACTCAAATGATGGGCTAGCGTGGGACTGAAAAGGCCACTTAAGGACActctgtgtgcatatgtgtgtcaTAATCACCCCAATCAAGACTTTACAGTGAGGTTAAGCCAAGACCCCCCCATGTTAATCCTTCACAGCAATTTTGATCAGCATATGTTGCGACACATCCTGACTGTATTATCTATGAGGAATAAAAACAGAGCTATACAGATGTAATAGGCCAGCTGCATtaaagggctgcacaatatattgttttcttaaatcgtcatcgcaatatcaacttgcgcaatatacacattgcaaaaggctgcaacatatcgcactagacactcagagattttttgttagttgaaagaaaatatcagtagaaaactgcacattaaaatgtaactgccattctttttttaagtggtgccttttatattcaatgtccaatttgttcaatagaagaatgttgaaaatgatttccttttatctgttttaaattcaaagagcaacttgttgtattttagcagactGCTGAAAGCAGCAGGAATGCAGAActaagtacactttaatatcggtttatttatcgcaagtaatatcgttatcgcgatattcaacatcgcatattttcctcattttgtgcagccctaaatatGTGTCTTTTGAGAGCTCAACCACAAAGAAGTacaatatatctatattataatACTATCATGTCAAGAGGCAGGCCTCAAAAGGGCAGCAACAACTTGTGTCTCTTATCCGGAGATCTTTTGAAGTCAGGGGTAGCCTAATTTTTTGTCATTCACCCAAGTCCATGAAAGTAACTTTTGGCCTCAAAGATGGACATAATCAAAAGGGCCATTTCCCCATGTTTTATGTACTGTAAGGCCTGATTGGTTGGACTGTAGCATCTGTGTTAAGACTGCCTGCAGATATTGACAAACAGGTGTGTTCCCACAGGTAGGAGGGAGAGTATGTAGGCCTACTCACCATTAAGTCCATTGGGGATGCTCCTGTGGTGGTGCGGGGCTGACAGGTCATCCATGGACCTCCTCATGGTGGTGCCCAGCTTACTGTTCTCTGAGGCGGGcttgtgtatgtggttgtgatTGTGGTGATCGGGGCTCCCAGCACTACCTGTGCTGGACGTGCTACTCCCGTCCCCAACATCCCTGACCGTTCCGGTGCCGCCGTTCAGGTTGCTTAAACTGGACTGACTGTCTATGGAGCTCCTGGAGCCCGCTCCGTTCCTCTCCTCATCCAGCATGAGGATGATCTCCTTCAGCTCAGAGTTCTCCCTCAACACGGTGTCCTGGTTGGCCTCCAGCTCCTTCAGCTTCATCATGTAGGTGCCCACCTCCTTCCACATGGCGCTGGCAGTGTAGCGGCCGAAGCGCTGCCACTCCCGGGACAGCTTCTTGCCCTTCTGCCGGTCGTCGTCCAGGAAGCAGCAGAGCTCCCGGAGCTCATGGTTGTCGTCCTGCAGCTTCTGGTTGATCTCCTTCAGGCTCCGGATTTCGTGCAGGTGCAACTGCAGCCGCCGGTTGATGTCTTTCATCATGTTGCCGTGCTCGATCATCAAGTTCATTTTCTCGCCGTCGACCCTCCGTAATCTCCGGACCAGCTCCTCTTTGCTGCACCGCAGCATCTCCTCGTCCGTCAGCTGGCTCAGCTCATCCTTCGCTCCCTCGGACGGATTTTTAGCCATGGCTGTCTTCGCTGTGACTAGCCTGTCGGTTCGTGTAAACGGTGCCTTGAaataaaaactgtcaaaaactaATTTAACCAAGCCTCAGTTGCGGAATTGTGTTAAAATACGAATACATTGTCCAAAATATACAAGTATCGCCATGCCCTCCTCTTCAACAGGCCgataatgaaaaagaaaagaaaatatgaatgtgaTGCTATGGCAACCCGTGCGTGAACTGAATGCCCTCACTAATCTTTGAAGGGGAAATTATTTATGAATTTCGGAAACAACTGCTGGTACTCACATTCCGTCACTAACGAAAACACGTGATTTTAAATCGATTAGCAGTGATTTCCAATCAGGTCCTGGTCCCCGGTACCGAGTCCCGTCAGCACAACACACCGCGTCCCATCGCAATGTGCGCCGTCTCCTCTGGACATCGCTCCATTCAAACGATGATAAACAGAAAGAGTAACTAACTGGAATGCAACTGTTAGCTAAACCGTAATttgagctaaaaaaaataaataataataagcgTGAACACTACACTTCTGAAAgcccacttcttttttttttttactggcggTGCTCTCTTGAACGCGTTTTACCGTCAACTACGCTCCTCGGATAAGCCTCTTTACTGAGGTGGTGGTGTGTTGGTGGTGGACGGATAGTTCAAGCCTTTCCACTCAGCCAGCTCGGAATTAGCAGCGGACCCCCTCCTTCTCGTCCAAACACTCGGGTTTGAAATCATTCAAGAGGATTTCGGCCAAGACGGCCAATCAAGACATGGCAGAGGAGTGGGCAGCAGGTAGATGAATAGTGCGGTGGCGCCTCACAAGGCGCAGGCTCAGCCCTCTTAAAGGAACAGTAACCAGTAATGTATTACCATAAac
The Sander vitreus isolate 19-12246 chromosome 18, sanVit1, whole genome shotgun sequence genome window above contains:
- the ccdc85cb gene encoding coiled-coil domain-containing protein 85C-B isoform X4 is translated as MAKNPSEGAKDELSQLTDEEMLRCSKEELVRRLRRVDGEKMNLMIEHGNMMKDINRRLQLHLHEIRSLKEINQKLQDDNHELRELCCFLDDDRQKGKKLSREWQRFGRYTASAMWKEVGTYMMKLKELEANQDTVLRENSELKEIILMLDEERNGAGSRSSIDSQSSLSNLNGGTGTVRDVGDGSSTSSTGSAGSPDHHNHNHIHKPASENSKLGTTMRRSMDDLSAPHHHRSIPNGLNDSSSNYIRQLETKVRILEDDNNKLLSQCNPGDLRVLRKGMTLYHSESQLSSLPQRQDAMHMGTGRLPTSESSPATGYLSCVQKPEAVVHAMKVLEVHENLDKQVPEDYEDDLSEKEKAIVREMCNVVWRKLGDAAGSKLSVRQHLSGNQFKGPL
- the ccdc85cb gene encoding coiled-coil domain-containing protein 85C-B isoform X3, which produces MAKNPSEGAKDELSQLTDEEMLRCSKEELVRRLRRVDGEKMNLMIEHGNMMKDINRRLQLHLHEIRSLKEINQKLQDDNHELRELCCFLDDDRQKGKKLSREWQRFGRYTASAMWKEVGTYMMKLKELEANQDTVLRENSELKEIILMLDEERNGAGSRSSIDSQSSLSNLNGGTGTVRDVGDGSSTSSTGSAGSPDHHNHNHIHKPASENSKLGTTMRRSMDDLSAPHHHRSIPNGLNDSSSNYIRQLETKVRILEDDNNKLLSQQCNPGDLRVLRKGMTLYHSESQLSSLPQRQDAMHMGTGRLPTSESSPATGYLSCVQKPEAVVHAMKVLEVHENLDKQVPEDYEDDLSEKEKAIVREMCNVVWRKLGDAAGSKLSVRQHLSGNQFKGPL
- the ccdc85cb gene encoding coiled-coil domain-containing protein 85C-B isoform X2 yields the protein MAKNPSEGAKDELSQLTDEEMLRCSKEELVRRLRRVDGEKMNLMIEHGNMMKDINRRLQLHLHEIRSLKEINQKLQDDNHELRELCCFLDDDRQKGKKLSREWQRFGRYTASAMWKEVGTYMMKLKELEANQDTVLRENSELKEIILMLDEERNGAGSRSSIDSQSSLSNLNGGTGTVRDVGDGSSTSSTGSAGSPDHHNHNHIHKPASENSKLGTTMRRSMDDLSAPHHHRSIPNGLNDSSSNYIRQLETKVRILEDDNNKLLSQAYSRYSFSQIQTKKCNPGDLRVLRKGMTLYHSESQLSSLPQRQDAMHMGTGRLPTSESSPATGYLSCVQKPEAVVHAMKVLEVHENLDKQVPEDYEDDLSEKEKAIVREMCNVVWRKLGDAAGSKLSVRQHLSGNQFKGPL
- the ccdc85cb gene encoding coiled-coil domain-containing protein 85C-B isoform X1, with amino-acid sequence MAKNPSEGAKDELSQLTDEEMLRCSKEELVRRLRRVDGEKMNLMIEHGNMMKDINRRLQLHLHEIRSLKEINQKLQDDNHELRELCCFLDDDRQKGKKLSREWQRFGRYTASAMWKEVGTYMMKLKELEANQDTVLRENSELKEIILMLDEERNGAGSRSSIDSQSSLSNLNGGTGTVRDVGDGSSTSSTGSAGSPDHHNHNHIHKPASENSKLGTTMRRSMDDLSAPHHHRSIPNGLNDSSSNYIRQLETKVRILEDDNNKLLSQAYSRYSFSQIQTKKQCNPGDLRVLRKGMTLYHSESQLSSLPQRQDAMHMGTGRLPTSESSPATGYLSCVQKPEAVVHAMKVLEVHENLDKQVPEDYEDDLSEKEKAIVREMCNVVWRKLGDAAGSKLSVRQHLSGNQFKGPL